Proteins encoded together in one Gadus chalcogrammus isolate NIFS_2021 chromosome 18, NIFS_Gcha_1.0, whole genome shotgun sequence window:
- the LOC130371804 gene encoding PH and SEC7 domain-containing protein 1-like encodes MAHLSLAPLAIDERPSLSDSALTVTGDSDATRAPSSERLSRVRGHAPARRDPRTAAREQLVQQLLLPREKARLATDTELDQDLSERLGLETSETLTNGSSRADLEAAKRLAKRLFKLDGFRKSDVARHLSKNNDFSRMVAAEYLSFFDFKGLAVDMALRAFLKQFALMGETQERERVLTHFSRRYLDCNPGIIPSEDAVHTLTCALMLLNTDLHGQNLGKRMSCSQFVGNLEGLNDGQDFPKDLLKALYNAIKNQKLQWTL; translated from the exons ATGGCGCACCTCAGCCTGGCCCCGCTCGCCATCGACGAGCGCCCCAGCCTGTCGGACTCGGCGCTCACGGTGACGGGCGACTCGGACGCCACGCGGGCGCCCTCCAGCGAGAGGCTGAGCAGGGTCCGAGGACACGCCCCGGCGCGGCGGGACCCCCGGACCGCAGCTCGGGAGCAGCTGGTCCAGCAACTTCTCCTGCCCAG GGAGAAGGCCCGCCTGGCCACGGACACGGAGCTGGACCAGGACCTGAGCGAGCGCCTGGGCCTGGAGACCAGCGAGACGCTGACCAACGGGAGCAGCCGGGCCGACCTGGAGGCGGCCAAGCGGCTGGCCAAGCGCCTCTTCAAGCTGGACGGCTTCCGCAAGTCGGACGTGGCACGGCATCTCAGCAAGAA CAATGACTTCAGCCGAATGGTGGCAGCGGAGTACCTCAGCTTCTTCGACTTCAAAGGGCTGGCGGTGGACATGGCCTTACG AGCGTTCCTCAAGCAGTTTGCGCTGATgggggagacacaggagagggagagggtgctAACACACTTTTCAAGAAGATACCTTGACTGCAACCCGGGCATCATACCGTCTGAAG ATGCAGTTCACACTCTGACCTGTGCTCTCATGCTGCTCAATACGGATCTACACGGCCaa AATCTGGGCAAGCGGATGTCCTGCTCGCAGTTCGTGGGCAACCTCGAGGGACTCAACGACGGTCAGGATTTTCCGAAAGACCTTCTTAAA